One Setaria viridis chromosome 3, Setaria_viridis_v4.0, whole genome shotgun sequence DNA window includes the following coding sequences:
- the LOC117847851 gene encoding protein ZINC INDUCED FACILITATOR-LIKE 1, with the protein MGEQMTIGMGEEAPPTPPATSLYVDGCPGCAIERKKESNKGIPYKELFFVAITNIASALPISSLFPFLYYMIEDLHVAKTEQDIGLYAGFLGASYFVGRFLSSLFWGLVADRIGRKPIIVFSVLSVVIFNTLFGVSTKYWMAITTRLVLGALNGMLAPIKAYSIEICRPEHHALGLSVVSTAWGIGLVVGPSIGGYLARPAQQYPNIFSDKSIFGRFPYLLPCLCISLFAAVVLVSCIWLPETLHKHKNIGSNEIEMSSDPRTPQTADTHGDKSLYKNWPLMSSIIAYCVFTLHDTAYSEILSLWTISDRKYGGLSFSSKEVGQLLAVAGAGLMVYQLFIYRPVHKFMGCVNSCRASSALSIPLLAVFPFMTHLSGYRLGLALYFATIVKAALGITILTGTSLLQNYAVPQSQRGAANGIAATAMSFFKAIGPAGAGALFSWTQKRQHAAFFPGDQMLFLVLNVVQCIGLVMTFKPFLAVPEHYDLK; encoded by the exons ATGGGTGAGCAAATGACTATCGGAATGGGTGAGGAGgcgcccccgacgccgccggcgacgtcgctGTACGTCGACGGCTGCCCCGGCTGCGCCATAGAGCGGAAGAAGGAGAGCAACAAGGGCATTCCCTACAAGGAGTTGTTCTTTGTCGCCATCACCAACATTGCCTCGG CTTTACCAATATCATCTTTGTTTCCCTTCTTATACTACATG ATCGAAGATCTGCATGTGGCAAAAACAGAACAAGATATTGGATTGTATGCTGGTTTTCTTG GTGCATCATACTTTGTTGGTAGATTTTTGTCCTCGCTCTTCTGGGGTTTAGTGGCTGATCGTATCGGGAGAAAACCGATCATTGTATTTTCTGTCCTCTCAGT GGTTATATTTAACACTTTATTTGGAGTAAGTACAAAGTATTGGATGGCAATTACCACAAGATTGGTTCTCGGTGCTCTCAATGGCATGCTTGCGCCAATAAAG GCTTACTCAATTGAGATTTGCCGTCCTGAACACCACGCTCTAGGACTATCAGtt GTAAGCACTGCTTGGGGCATAGGTCTTGTTGTGGGTCCATCCATTGGAGGCTACTTGGCACGG CCTGCACAGCAGTATCCAAACATATTCTCTGATAAATCAATTTTTGGGAG GTTCCCATATCTCTTGCCATGCCTTTGTATTTCACTTTTCGCTGCTGTGGTTCTAGTAAGCTGCATATGGTTACCG GAGACACTTCATAAACACAAAAACATAGGCAGCAACGAGATAGAAATGTCCAGTGATCCAAGAACTCCACAGACAGCTGATACACATGGGGACAAAAGTTTATATAAGAATTGGCCATTGATGTCTTCTATCATTGCATACTGTGTTTTCACACTTCACGACACAGCATACAGTGAG ATACTTTCATTGTGGACCATAAGTGACAGAAAGTACGGTGGACTGAGCTTTTCATCTAAAGAAGTTGGCCAACTTCTTGCAGTTGCTG GTGCTGGACTTATGGTGTATCAACTATTCATCTACAGACCAGTCCACAAATTTATGGGATGCGTCAATTCATGCCGTGCTTCATCT GCCCTATCCATACCACTTCTTGCTGTGTTTCCTTTCATGACACACCTATCAGGGTATAGACTTGGACTAGCTCTTTATTTTGCTACCATTGTGAAAGCTGCTCTCGGT ATAACTATCCTGACAGGCACTTCACTTCTGCAGAACTATGCCGTG CCACAAAGTCAAAGAGGCGCTGCAAATGGCATAGCTGCAACCGCAATGTCCTTCTTCAAGGCTATTGGTCCCGCTGGAGCAGGCGCTTT ATTCTCGTGGACCCAAAAGCGCCAACATGCTGCCTTCTTTCCAG GGGATCAAATGTTGTTTTTGGTTCTCAACGTTGTCCAATGTATTGGGCTCGTGATGACCTTTAAGCCATTCCTAGCAGTACCAGAACACTATGATCTGAAGTAG
- the LOC117850169 gene encoding thioredoxin H2-2 has product MSSSVMAVKDMNHLQEVLAMAKKDSKLLVLELMGSVNYTTTCEFMRPILDGKIVPAFGGSAYFYKLDVDNHEFKGFKTKWKVQALPDFVMVKNGKQVNRLVTTDKDELMTAINAAFEP; this is encoded by the exons ATGAGTTCGTCCGTGATGGCCGTCAAAGATATGAATCACCTGCAGGAGGTTCTGGCCATGGCTAAGAAGGACTCCAAGCTG CTGGTGCTGGAGCTTATGGGATCGGTGAACTACACCACGACGTGCGAGTTCATGAGGCCGATTCTGGATGGTAAGATCGTCCCCGCGTTCGGAGGCAGTGCCTACTTCTATAAGCTCGACGTCGACAACCACGAGTTCAAG GGTTTCAAGACGAAGTGGAAGGTCCAGGCGCTGCCGGACTTCGTGATGGTGAAGAACGGCAAGCAGGTGAACCGCCTCGTCACAACCGATAAAGACGAGCTCATGACCGCCATCAACGCAGCCTTTGAACCCTAA